CAAGCCTTGCAGGCTATGGGTGGAAATCTTTACTCTGTGGCCAACCGTACCTATGACAAGGGTGTGGAATTTGCCCAGAAGTACGGCATTGAAAAGGTCTATAAGGAAATCGATGAGGTCTTTGAGGATCCTCAAGTAGACATTATCTATATTTCTACCCCCCACAATACCCACATCAACTATTTGAGAAAGGCCTTGCAGGCTGGAAAGCATGTCCTCTGCGAAAAGTCTATTACGCTTAATTCAGAAGAATTGGCAGAAGCCATTCAACTGGCGGAGGAAAATCAGGTCATCTTGGCAGAAGCTATGACAATTTTCCACATGCCTATTTACCGCAAGCTGCGTGAAGTTGTTGCAAGTGGCAAGCTTGGAGATTTGAAGATGATCCAGATGAACTTTGGCAGCTACAAGGAATACGACATGACCAACCGCTTTTTCAACAAAAATTTGGCAGGCGGTGCCCTCTTGGATATTGGTGTCTACGCCCTGTCCTTTGTCCGTTGGTTTATGACGGAAAAGCCAAATCAGGTTTTGTCTCAGGTCAAACTGGCTCCGACAGGTGTGGACGAGCAGGTAGGGATTTTGCTCAGCAATGATGCAGGAGAAATGGCGACCATCGCCCTGACCCTCCATGCCAAACAGCCAAAACGGGGAACCATTGCCTACGACAAGGGCTACATCGAGCTTTACGAGTATCCTCGTGGTCAGAAAGCAGTCATTACCTATACTGAAGACGGTAGTCAAGAAGTAATCGAAGCGGGCGAGACAGCCAAGGCCCTCTCTTATGAAGTGGCGGATATGGAAAAAGCTGTCGCAGGCATCGAAAACACCATGCACCTAGCATTTACCCAAGATGTCATGGAGATCATGACCCAACTCCGCAAAGAATGGGGCTTGGTCTATCCGGAGGAAGTTTAGGAAGCTCCTTGAACTCTATTTGGGAGCTTTAGGTAGATTTTGGGAATGGCTTTCTTTGGTGAGTAATGTGACAGAACTGTAACAAATATATAGGTTGTGTAACAGAAAAGAAGCAATATTACGTAAGGGCAACAGTTTATTAAAAAGCCCTCTTTGTTCTTGTTTTTCACAACAGAATTAGGTATGATAGTACTATCAAATCAGAAAAGGAATAGAAGATGAAACGTAAAAGAGTTACAAAACCAAAGCATATGCGTCGTAAGAGAAAAACATCCCTTTTGCAAACGAATAAGAAAATGATGTACGCCTCAAGCTTGGCACTTTCACTTTTCACAACTGGTATGGTTAGTCCACAAGTTCTCGCATTGGAGTGGACACCGCGCAGTGTGGAGCAAATCATTACTGAAATTACAAGCAATGAGGGGCAGTTGACTTATACGGTTAAGTATGGTGATACTCTCAGTGCTATCGCTTCAGCTATGAATGTTGATATGCATCTATTGGCGAAAATCAATCAAATCACAGATATTAACTTGATCTTCCCAGATACAGTTTTGACAGCTACTCTTGATCAACATAATCAAGTTACTCAGCTTGAAATTGAAACACCAAGTCAGGAAAATCCAGCAGAAACAGTTCAAGCAACAGTTGATGTGACGACCAATCAAGCAACAGTTGATAATACAGTTGTAAACTTGGCTGAAGTTCCTGCAGTAGCTCCAGTTACGCCAGCAGTAGAAACCCCAGTCGAGGTAGCTACTCCAGTTACGCCAGCAGTAGAAACCCCAGCCGAGGTAGCTGCTCCAGTTACGCCAGCAGTAGAAACCCCATCCGAGGCAGTAGCTCCAGTAGCGCCAGCAGTAGAAACGCCAGCCGAGGCAGTAGTTCCAGTAGCGCCAGCAGTAGAAGTCCCAGCCGAGGTAGCTGCTCCAGTAGCGCCAGCAGTAGAAACGCCAGCCGATGCGGTAGCTCCAGTTGCTCCAGTGGTAGAATCGCCAGCAGAAGTAGCTGCCCCAGTTGCTCCAGTGGTAGAATCGCCAGCAGAAGTAGCTGCTCCAGTTGCTCCAGCGGTAGAAGCGCCAGCAGAAGTAGCTGCACCAGCAGCAGCGGAAGCTCAAGCAGCAGCAGAAGCTCAAGCAGCAGCGGAAGCTCAAGCGGCAGCGGAAGCCCAAGCAGCAGCGGAAGCTCAAGCGGCAGCGGAAGCCCAAGCGGCAGCGGAAGCTCAAGCGGCAGCGGAAGCCCAAGCAGCAGCAGAAGCCCAAGCGG
The nucleotide sequence above comes from Streptococcus sp. 29887. Encoded proteins:
- a CDS encoding Gfo/Idh/MocA family protein, producing MEEQVQYKWATLGTGVIANELVQALQAMGGNLYSVANRTYDKGVEFAQKYGIEKVYKEIDEVFEDPQVDIIYISTPHNTHINYLRKALQAGKHVLCEKSITLNSEELAEAIQLAEENQVILAEAMTIFHMPIYRKLREVVASGKLGDLKMIQMNFGSYKEYDMTNRFFNKNLAGGALLDIGVYALSFVRWFMTEKPNQVLSQVKLAPTGVDEQVGILLSNDAGEMATIALTLHAKQPKRGTIAYDKGYIELYEYPRGQKAVITYTEDGSQEVIEAGETAKALSYEVADMEKAVAGIENTMHLAFTQDVMEIMTQLRKEWGLVYPEEV
- a CDS encoding LysM peptidoglycan-binding domain-containing protein — encoded protein: MKRKRVTKPKHMRRKRKTSLLQTNKKMMYASSLALSLFTTGMVSPQVLALEWTPRSVEQIITEITSNEGQLTYTVKYGDTLSAIASAMNVDMHLLAKINQITDINLIFPDTVLTATLDQHNQVTQLEIETPSQENPAETVQATVDVTTNQATVDNTVVNLAEVPAVAPVTPAVETPVEVATPVTPAVETPAEVAAPVTPAVETPSEAVAPVAPAVETPAEAVVPVAPAVEVPAEVAAPVAPAVETPADAVAPVAPVVESPAEVAAPVAPVVESPAEVAAPVAPAVEAPAEVAAPAAAEAQAAAEAQAAAEAQAAAEAQAAAEAQAAAEAQAAAEAQAAAEAQAAAEAQAAAEAQAAAAQAAAAQAAAEAQAAAQTQAATSSYDVGLQPQVAAFRAEVASAFGITSFSGYRPGDSGDHGKGLAIDFMVPQSSALGDQVAEYAVANMGAKNISYIIWKQRFYAPYDSIYGPAYTWNLMPDRGSITENHYDHVHVSFN